A part of Prolixibacteraceae bacterium genomic DNA contains:
- a CDS encoding 3'-5' exonuclease produces MNLNLKNPIVFLDLETTGIDIVNDRIIEFAFLKIHVDGREEEFEMRINPEMKISKEAIRVHHITDEDVANCPTFKEKAKDIARFIEGCDLAGFNSNRFDIPLLSEEFLRAGVDIDMRKRKFVDVQTIFHKMEKRTLAAAYKMYCNESLENAHAAMADTRATFEVLKAQLDRYEETEVEENGKSFVPVKNDIKALSEFSCYDRNVDFAGRIVYNEDDVPVFNFGKNKGRPVTEVLEEQPGYYGWMIGGDFPLYTKKVLTQIRLGEKMKK; encoded by the coding sequence ATGAATTTAAATTTAAAGAATCCTATTGTCTTTCTTGATTTGGAGACTACAGGTATAGATATAGTAAATGATCGCATTATTGAGTTTGCTTTTTTGAAGATCCATGTGGATGGACGAGAAGAGGAGTTTGAGATGCGTATTAACCCAGAGATGAAAATCTCTAAAGAAGCAATTAGAGTACATCATATCACTGATGAAGATGTCGCAAATTGCCCTACTTTCAAAGAGAAAGCAAAAGATATTGCACGTTTTATCGAGGGATGTGATCTGGCTGGTTTTAATTCAAACCGTTTTGATATCCCACTACTTTCAGAAGAGTTCCTACGAGCGGGAGTGGACATTGATATGAGAAAACGTAAGTTTGTTGATGTACAAACTATTTTCCATAAAATGGAAAAGCGTACTCTTGCTGCGGCATATAAGATGTATTGCAATGAGAGTTTGGAAAATGCTCATGCTGCCATGGCTGATACTCGTGCTACTTTTGAAGTACTGAAAGCACAACTTGATCGTTATGAGGAGACTGAAGTCGAAGAAAATGGTAAGAGTTTTGTACCTGTAAAGAATGATATTAAGGCATTGTCAGAGTTCTCTTGTTATGATCGCAATGTAGACTTTGCAGGTCGTATTGTTTACAATGAAGATGATGTGCCAGTATTTAATTTTGGAAAGAATAAAGGTCGTCCAGTAACAGAGGTGTTAGAAGAGCAACCTGGCTACTATGGCTGGATGATTGGTGGTGATTTTCCTCTATACACCAAGAAGGTGTTGACACAGATTCGTTTGGGTGAAAAAATGAAGAAATAG
- the dnaN gene encoding DNA polymerase III subunit beta — translation MKFVVSSTELLKHLNAISKVISNKNTLPILDNFLFHLSENKITITASDLETTLISSVIPERVEGEGYIAIPSKILTDTLKEFAEQPLTFQVDLETCAIEILSETGKFSIVGQDGQDYPELPQLQESQRLVQIGHDVLLQGIEKTIYATADDELRPVMNGIFVEFSTNNVNFVATDAHKLVRYQRKDISCDFEASFVLPKKPASLLKAILPKEEFDVTMKFDDYNAVFAMTDYYMVCRLVEGKYPPYNSVIPKNNPNIVTVDRLDFYNTLKRVSVFANQASNLVKLDIRKSEMVISAQDVDYAISGVERVACNNEGAEIEIGFKSTFLLEILNNINAPEIRLELCDPSRAGLILPSADEFEHENILTLLMPMMVGV, via the coding sequence ATGAAGTTTGTTGTTTCAAGTACGGAACTATTGAAGCATTTAAATGCGATAAGTAAAGTGATTAGTAATAAAAACACTTTGCCTATTTTGGATAATTTCTTATTCCATTTATCCGAGAACAAAATTACGATTACTGCTTCGGATCTAGAAACAACTTTGATCAGTTCTGTAATTCCGGAACGTGTCGAAGGGGAAGGGTACATTGCGATTCCTTCAAAGATCTTGACAGATACGTTAAAAGAGTTTGCGGAGCAGCCTTTGACTTTTCAAGTGGATTTAGAAACTTGTGCTATTGAGATTCTTTCAGAGACTGGAAAATTCTCTATCGTAGGGCAAGATGGACAAGATTATCCTGAGTTGCCACAGTTGCAAGAGTCGCAGCGTTTAGTTCAGATCGGACATGATGTATTGCTTCAAGGTATCGAAAAAACGATCTATGCTACGGCTGATGATGAGTTAAGACCTGTGATGAATGGTATTTTTGTGGAATTTTCAACAAACAATGTAAACTTTGTTGCTACAGATGCACACAAATTGGTACGTTATCAACGTAAAGATATTTCATGTGATTTTGAAGCATCGTTTGTTCTTCCGAAGAAACCTGCCTCTTTATTGAAAGCGATTCTTCCTAAAGAGGAGTTCGATGTGACCATGAAATTTGATGATTATAATGCCGTTTTCGCAATGACCGACTACTATATGGTTTGTCGTTTGGTTGAGGGTAAGTATCCTCCATATAATTCAGTTATACCAAAGAACAATCCTAATATTGTTACTGTGGACCGCCTTGATTTTTACAACACATTGAAGCGTGTTTCTGTATTTGCAAACCAAGCTAGTAACTTAGTGAAGTTGGATATACGTAAATCAGAGATGGTCATTTCAGCACAAGATGTGGATTATGCTATTTCAGGAGTGGAGCGTGTTGCTTGTAACAATGAAGGGGCAGAGATTGAGATCGGATTCAAGTCTACCTTCTTGTTAGAGATATTGAATAATATCAATGCACCAGAGATACGTTTAGAATTGTGTGATCCTTCTCGTGCAGGACTTATTCTACCTAGTGCGGATGAGTTTGAGCATGAAAATATATTGACATTATTGATGCCAATGATGGTGGGTGTTTAA